The proteins below come from a single Anguilla rostrata isolate EN2019 chromosome 3, ASM1855537v3, whole genome shotgun sequence genomic window:
- the LOC135251419 gene encoding uncharacterized protein LOC135251419 isoform X5, whose amino-acid sequence MTSGLKLLNDTEFTLHYQIIKLDERGKKTTHPSQITCALDRDWKPREVVCEENYMEVSVRWNIFRLSESPTRKDWDMVPSGDTRLSEWQILIKRSGAKPILLSFEEARNQGYIVTTTAHRIVFRSPYNKTLAEIQMVDGIEVEMINATVIFRQNWVLVTIETVPACAINPGTFNDSHLGWTVPKVMRPLTQSRSTFEEKAIQMGVDGHVVDRAIMKTANYKLGISGPYVTVSVPIWAFGGVNESCVINNQYHSRYTIRFYLQHLWADDMFEETEHRSFRVVRSSYIRRVPFTVDQTVIEERIFTVRLGNIPYDVDLTAVNLNGEPFTVPEAIQSGYPITNVPHSNGTHACVIRVPIDDPIVLKMHLGEGIVQFFLEITYTLDIMPQRDPYYHPASVVALHKDYFPPVLNAVCTEKGIIFKIDRKKLGSMWEVSIGDYALTPELAAKHGYILLNNSQSMTLEVPLFTTGYAYEDINLRQFFGTFEIVSRDIRTQKIAETIVKRCLFKTNELIVCAPDGVVTVVISTTTTLPRVDPWQTTLLDKLCKPKESDETRALFTFHANTCGTRIMVNGNYLTYENEVVFNREMIPAHQAAITRDPEFRLTVNCIYLINDTARLYTDKKEEPQVSGVGSITATRRYFDHGQMNVSNIHSGIVRGSKSEDLNETLNEMEEYNSTFPYVPVIGVTIAVLGTLLAALIKRKC is encoded by the exons ATGACTTCTGGTTTGAAATTGTTG AATGATACAGAGTTCACCCTGCACTATCAGATCATAAAATTggatgagagagggaagaagaccacacacccctcacagATCACCTGTGCACTGGACAGAGATTGGAAGCCCAGGGAGGTGGTTTGTGAAGAGAATTACATGGAG GTGTCGGTCAGGTGGAACATTTTCAGGCTCTCAGAGTCCCCCACAAGAAAAGACTGGGACATGGTTCCTTCTGGT GATACAAGGCTGTCAGAATGGCAAATCCTGATTAAGAGGTCTGGTGCTAAGCCCATCTTGCTGTCTTTTGAGGAGGCCCGCAATCAGGGGTACATTGTGACTACTACTGCACATCGTATTGTCTTCCGTTCCCCCTACAACAAGACCTTGGCAGAAATCCAAATG GTAGATGGCATTGAAGTAGAGATGATCAACGCCACAGTTATTTTCAGACAGAACTGGGTCCTGGTGACAATCGAGACAGTTCCTGCCTGTGCCATAA ATCCAGGGACTTTCAATGATTCACATCTGGGATGGACTGTCCCTAAGGTCATGCGACCTCTGACACAATCTCGCTCCACGTTTGAGGAAAAGGCCATCCAGATGGGTGTGGATGGACACGTGGTGGACAGGGCCATTATGAAAACTGCGAACTACAAGCTGGGTATATCTGGGCCATATGTGACAGTTTCTGTCCCTATTTGGGCATTCGGAGGGGTAAATGAG AGCTGTGTCATTAATAACCAGTACCACAGTCGGTACACGATCCGATTCTACCTTCAACACCTCTGGGCAGATGATATGTTTGAAGAGACAGAGCATCGCAGTTTTAGGGTCGTGAGGAGCTCGTACATTCGCAGGGTGCCATTCACAGTTGACC AAACTGTAATTGAGGAGCGCATCTTCACTGTGCGTTTGGGAAACATTCCTTATGATGTGGACCTGACTGCAGTGAACCTCAACGGAGAGCCCTTTACTGTGCCTGAGGCAATTCAAAGTGGCTATCCCATCACAAATGTCCCTCACTCTAATGGAACCCATGCCTGTGTTATCAGGGTTCCTATTGATGACCCCATTGTGCTTAAGATG CACTTGGGAGAGGGCATTGTTCAGTTCTTCTTGGAAATAACCTACACTCTGGACATCATGCCGCAAAGAGATCCATACTATCATCCAGCATCTGTTGTGGCTCTGCACAAGGATTACT TCCCTCCTGTCTTGAATGCGGTCTGCACAGAGAAGGGAATTATCTTCAAGATTGACCGAAAGAAACTGGGGTCTATGTGGGAGGTCAGTATTGGAGATTATGCCCTTACTCCTGAGTTGGCAGCAAAGCATGGCTACATCCTGTTGAATAACAGCCAGAGCATGACCCTGGAGGTTCCCCTTTTCACCACTGGCTATGCATATGAG GACATCAACTTGAGGCAATTCTTTGGTACTTTTGAAATTGTCTCAAGAGACATCAGAACTCAGAAGATTGCAGAAACAATAGTGAAGCGCTGCCTCTTCAAAACAAATGAGCTCATTG TGTGTGCACCCGATGGAGTAGTCACCGTGGTGATCAGCACAACCACAACATTACCAAGAGTGGATCCATGGCAAACCACTCTTCTAGACAAACTCTGCAAACCTAAGGAATCTGATGAGACTCGAGCTCTCTTTACTTTTCACGCGAACACATGTGGAACCAGAATTATG GTTAATGGCAACTACTTGACCTATGAAAATGAAGTGGTGTTTAATAGGGAAATGATTCCAGCCCACCAGGCAGCTATCACCAGGGATCCTGAATTCAG GCTTACTGTAAATTGCATTTACTTAATAAATGATACGGCCAGACTATACACTGACAAGAAGGAGGAACCACAAGTGTCTGGTGTGGGATCCATTACTGCGACCAGGAGGTACTTTG ACCATGGGCAGATGAATGTGTCAAACATACACAGTGGCATTGTGAGAG GTAGCAAATCTGAAGACTTGAATGaaacattaaatgaaatggaaGAATACA ATTCTACATTCCCATATGTGCCAGTTATTGGAGTGACGATCGCTGTGCTTGGGACTTTGCTTGCTGCTTTGATCAAAAGGAAATGTTGA
- the LOC135251419 gene encoding uncharacterized protein LOC135251419 isoform X4 — translation MRSLLFRGVTSLFMILSASVYSDVVAQGASVAECRDRYFLISTDLNFTGNDFWFEIVDNGVHKLETNYAAECGYTLSTVNAKGFMTLRVSYFACHVESKNDTEFTLHYQIIKLDERGKKTTHPSQITCALDRDWKPREVVCEENYMEVSVRWNIFRLSESPTRKDWDMVPSGDTRLSEWQILIKRSGAKPILLSFEEARNQGYIVTTTAHRIVFRSPYNKTLAEIQMVDGIEVEMINATVIFRQNWVLVTIETVPACAINPGTFNDSHLGWTVPKVMRPLTQSRSTFEEKAIQMGVDGHVVDRAIMKTANYKLGISGPYVTVSVPIWAFGGVNESCVINNQYHSRYTIRFYLQHLWADDMFEETEHRSFRVVRSSYIRRVPFTVDQTVIEERIFTVRLGNIPYDVDLTAVNLNGEPFTVPEAIQSGYPITNVPHSNGTHACVIRVPIDDPIVLKMHLGEGIVQFFLEITYTLDIMPQRDPYYHPASVVALHKDYFPPVLNAVCTEKGIIFKIDRKKLGSMWEVSIGDYALTPELAAKHGYILLNNSQSMTLEVPLFTTGYAYEDINLRQFFGTFEIVSRDIRTQKIAETIVKRCLFKTNELIVCAPDGVVTVVISTTTTLPRVDPWQTTLLDKLCKPKESDETRALFTFHANTCGTRIMVNGNYLTYENEVVFNREMIPAHQAAITRDPEFRLYTDKKEEPQVSGVGSITATRRYFDHGQMNVSNIHSGIVRGSKSEDLNETLNEMEEYNSTFPYVPVIGVTIAVLGTLLAALIKRKC, via the exons ATGCGATCACTTCTCTTCCGGGG AGTTACCTCACTGTTCATGATTCTCTCGGCCAGTGTGTACTCTGACGTAGTGGCGCAAG gTGCAAGTGTTGCTGAATGCAGAGACCGCTACTTCTTGATTTCGACAGACTTGAACTTCACTGGAAATGACTTCTGGTTTGAAATTGTTG ATAATGGAGTGCATAAGCTGGAGACCAACTATGCGGCAGAGTGTGGCTACACTTTAAGCACAGTCAATGCAAAAGGATTCATGACCCTCAGAGTGTCCTACTTTGCCTGTCATGTGGAAAGTAAG AATGATACAGAGTTCACCCTGCACTATCAGATCATAAAATTggatgagagagggaagaagaccacacacccctcacagATCACCTGTGCACTGGACAGAGATTGGAAGCCCAGGGAGGTGGTTTGTGAAGAGAATTACATGGAG GTGTCGGTCAGGTGGAACATTTTCAGGCTCTCAGAGTCCCCCACAAGAAAAGACTGGGACATGGTTCCTTCTGGT GATACAAGGCTGTCAGAATGGCAAATCCTGATTAAGAGGTCTGGTGCTAAGCCCATCTTGCTGTCTTTTGAGGAGGCCCGCAATCAGGGGTACATTGTGACTACTACTGCACATCGTATTGTCTTCCGTTCCCCCTACAACAAGACCTTGGCAGAAATCCAAATG GTAGATGGCATTGAAGTAGAGATGATCAACGCCACAGTTATTTTCAGACAGAACTGGGTCCTGGTGACAATCGAGACAGTTCCTGCCTGTGCCATAA ATCCAGGGACTTTCAATGATTCACATCTGGGATGGACTGTCCCTAAGGTCATGCGACCTCTGACACAATCTCGCTCCACGTTTGAGGAAAAGGCCATCCAGATGGGTGTGGATGGACACGTGGTGGACAGGGCCATTATGAAAACTGCGAACTACAAGCTGGGTATATCTGGGCCATATGTGACAGTTTCTGTCCCTATTTGGGCATTCGGAGGGGTAAATGAG AGCTGTGTCATTAATAACCAGTACCACAGTCGGTACACGATCCGATTCTACCTTCAACACCTCTGGGCAGATGATATGTTTGAAGAGACAGAGCATCGCAGTTTTAGGGTCGTGAGGAGCTCGTACATTCGCAGGGTGCCATTCACAGTTGACC AAACTGTAATTGAGGAGCGCATCTTCACTGTGCGTTTGGGAAACATTCCTTATGATGTGGACCTGACTGCAGTGAACCTCAACGGAGAGCCCTTTACTGTGCCTGAGGCAATTCAAAGTGGCTATCCCATCACAAATGTCCCTCACTCTAATGGAACCCATGCCTGTGTTATCAGGGTTCCTATTGATGACCCCATTGTGCTTAAGATG CACTTGGGAGAGGGCATTGTTCAGTTCTTCTTGGAAATAACCTACACTCTGGACATCATGCCGCAAAGAGATCCATACTATCATCCAGCATCTGTTGTGGCTCTGCACAAGGATTACT TCCCTCCTGTCTTGAATGCGGTCTGCACAGAGAAGGGAATTATCTTCAAGATTGACCGAAAGAAACTGGGGTCTATGTGGGAGGTCAGTATTGGAGATTATGCCCTTACTCCTGAGTTGGCAGCAAAGCATGGCTACATCCTGTTGAATAACAGCCAGAGCATGACCCTGGAGGTTCCCCTTTTCACCACTGGCTATGCATATGAG GACATCAACTTGAGGCAATTCTTTGGTACTTTTGAAATTGTCTCAAGAGACATCAGAACTCAGAAGATTGCAGAAACAATAGTGAAGCGCTGCCTCTTCAAAACAAATGAGCTCATTG TGTGTGCACCCGATGGAGTAGTCACCGTGGTGATCAGCACAACCACAACATTACCAAGAGTGGATCCATGGCAAACCACTCTTCTAGACAAACTCTGCAAACCTAAGGAATCTGATGAGACTCGAGCTCTCTTTACTTTTCACGCGAACACATGTGGAACCAGAATTATG GTTAATGGCAACTACTTGACCTATGAAAATGAAGTGGTGTTTAATAGGGAAATGATTCCAGCCCACCAGGCAGCTATCACCAGGGATCCTGAATTCAG ACTATACACTGACAAGAAGGAGGAACCACAAGTGTCTGGTGTGGGATCCATTACTGCGACCAGGAGGTACTTTG ACCATGGGCAGATGAATGTGTCAAACATACACAGTGGCATTGTGAGAG GTAGCAAATCTGAAGACTTGAATGaaacattaaatgaaatggaaGAATACA ATTCTACATTCCCATATGTGCCAGTTATTGGAGTGACGATCGCTGTGCTTGGGACTTTGCTTGCTGCTTTGATCAAAAGGAAATGTTGA
- the LOC135251419 gene encoding uncharacterized protein LOC135251419 isoform X2, with translation MRSLLFRGVTSLFMILSASVYSDVVAQGASVAECRDRYFLISTDLNFTGNDFWFEIVDNGVHKLETNYAAECGYTLSTVNAKGFMTLRVSYFACHVESKIIKLDERGKKTTHPSQITCALDRDWKPREVVCEENYMEVSVRWNIFRLSESPTRKDWDMVPSGDTRLSEWQILIKRSGAKPILLSFEEARNQGYIVTTTAHRIVFRSPYNKTLAEIQMVDGIEVEMINATVIFRQNWVLVTIETVPACAINPGTFNDSHLGWTVPKVMRPLTQSRSTFEEKAIQMGVDGHVVDRAIMKTANYKLGISGPYVTVSVPIWAFGGVNESCVINNQYHSRYTIRFYLQHLWADDMFEETEHRSFRVVRSSYIRRVPFTVDQTVIEERIFTVRLGNIPYDVDLTAVNLNGEPFTVPEAIQSGYPITNVPHSNGTHACVIRVPIDDPIVLKMHLGEGIVQFFLEITYTLDIMPQRDPYYHPASVVALHKDYFPPVLNAVCTEKGIIFKIDRKKLGSMWEVSIGDYALTPELAAKHGYILLNNSQSMTLEVPLFTTGYAYEDINLRQFFGTFEIVSRDIRTQKIAETIVKRCLFKTNELIVCAPDGVVTVVISTTTTLPRVDPWQTTLLDKLCKPKESDETRALFTFHANTCGTRIMVNGNYLTYENEVVFNREMIPAHQAAITRDPEFRLTVNCIYLINDTARLYTDKKEEPQVSGVGSITATRRYFDHGQMNVSNIHSGIVRGSKSEDLNETLNEMEEYNSTFPYVPVIGVTIAVLGTLLAALIKRKC, from the exons ATGCGATCACTTCTCTTCCGGGG AGTTACCTCACTGTTCATGATTCTCTCGGCCAGTGTGTACTCTGACGTAGTGGCGCAAG gTGCAAGTGTTGCTGAATGCAGAGACCGCTACTTCTTGATTTCGACAGACTTGAACTTCACTGGAAATGACTTCTGGTTTGAAATTGTTG ATAATGGAGTGCATAAGCTGGAGACCAACTATGCGGCAGAGTGTGGCTACACTTTAAGCACAGTCAATGCAAAAGGATTCATGACCCTCAGAGTGTCCTACTTTGCCTGTCATGTGGAAAGTAAG ATCATAAAATTggatgagagagggaagaagaccacacacccctcacagATCACCTGTGCACTGGACAGAGATTGGAAGCCCAGGGAGGTGGTTTGTGAAGAGAATTACATGGAG GTGTCGGTCAGGTGGAACATTTTCAGGCTCTCAGAGTCCCCCACAAGAAAAGACTGGGACATGGTTCCTTCTGGT GATACAAGGCTGTCAGAATGGCAAATCCTGATTAAGAGGTCTGGTGCTAAGCCCATCTTGCTGTCTTTTGAGGAGGCCCGCAATCAGGGGTACATTGTGACTACTACTGCACATCGTATTGTCTTCCGTTCCCCCTACAACAAGACCTTGGCAGAAATCCAAATG GTAGATGGCATTGAAGTAGAGATGATCAACGCCACAGTTATTTTCAGACAGAACTGGGTCCTGGTGACAATCGAGACAGTTCCTGCCTGTGCCATAA ATCCAGGGACTTTCAATGATTCACATCTGGGATGGACTGTCCCTAAGGTCATGCGACCTCTGACACAATCTCGCTCCACGTTTGAGGAAAAGGCCATCCAGATGGGTGTGGATGGACACGTGGTGGACAGGGCCATTATGAAAACTGCGAACTACAAGCTGGGTATATCTGGGCCATATGTGACAGTTTCTGTCCCTATTTGGGCATTCGGAGGGGTAAATGAG AGCTGTGTCATTAATAACCAGTACCACAGTCGGTACACGATCCGATTCTACCTTCAACACCTCTGGGCAGATGATATGTTTGAAGAGACAGAGCATCGCAGTTTTAGGGTCGTGAGGAGCTCGTACATTCGCAGGGTGCCATTCACAGTTGACC AAACTGTAATTGAGGAGCGCATCTTCACTGTGCGTTTGGGAAACATTCCTTATGATGTGGACCTGACTGCAGTGAACCTCAACGGAGAGCCCTTTACTGTGCCTGAGGCAATTCAAAGTGGCTATCCCATCACAAATGTCCCTCACTCTAATGGAACCCATGCCTGTGTTATCAGGGTTCCTATTGATGACCCCATTGTGCTTAAGATG CACTTGGGAGAGGGCATTGTTCAGTTCTTCTTGGAAATAACCTACACTCTGGACATCATGCCGCAAAGAGATCCATACTATCATCCAGCATCTGTTGTGGCTCTGCACAAGGATTACT TCCCTCCTGTCTTGAATGCGGTCTGCACAGAGAAGGGAATTATCTTCAAGATTGACCGAAAGAAACTGGGGTCTATGTGGGAGGTCAGTATTGGAGATTATGCCCTTACTCCTGAGTTGGCAGCAAAGCATGGCTACATCCTGTTGAATAACAGCCAGAGCATGACCCTGGAGGTTCCCCTTTTCACCACTGGCTATGCATATGAG GACATCAACTTGAGGCAATTCTTTGGTACTTTTGAAATTGTCTCAAGAGACATCAGAACTCAGAAGATTGCAGAAACAATAGTGAAGCGCTGCCTCTTCAAAACAAATGAGCTCATTG TGTGTGCACCCGATGGAGTAGTCACCGTGGTGATCAGCACAACCACAACATTACCAAGAGTGGATCCATGGCAAACCACTCTTCTAGACAAACTCTGCAAACCTAAGGAATCTGATGAGACTCGAGCTCTCTTTACTTTTCACGCGAACACATGTGGAACCAGAATTATG GTTAATGGCAACTACTTGACCTATGAAAATGAAGTGGTGTTTAATAGGGAAATGATTCCAGCCCACCAGGCAGCTATCACCAGGGATCCTGAATTCAG GCTTACTGTAAATTGCATTTACTTAATAAATGATACGGCCAGACTATACACTGACAAGAAGGAGGAACCACAAGTGTCTGGTGTGGGATCCATTACTGCGACCAGGAGGTACTTTG ACCATGGGCAGATGAATGTGTCAAACATACACAGTGGCATTGTGAGAG GTAGCAAATCTGAAGACTTGAATGaaacattaaatgaaatggaaGAATACA ATTCTACATTCCCATATGTGCCAGTTATTGGAGTGACGATCGCTGTGCTTGGGACTTTGCTTGCTGCTTTGATCAAAAGGAAATGTTGA
- the LOC135251419 gene encoding uncharacterized protein LOC135251419 isoform X1, translating to MRSLLFRGVTSLFMILSASVYSDVVAQGASVAECRDRYFLISTDLNFTGNDFWFEIVDNGVHKLETNYAAECGYTLSTVNAKGFMTLRVSYFACHVESKNDTEFTLHYQIIKLDERGKKTTHPSQITCALDRDWKPREVVCEENYMEVSVRWNIFRLSESPTRKDWDMVPSGDTRLSEWQILIKRSGAKPILLSFEEARNQGYIVTTTAHRIVFRSPYNKTLAEIQMVDGIEVEMINATVIFRQNWVLVTIETVPACAINPGTFNDSHLGWTVPKVMRPLTQSRSTFEEKAIQMGVDGHVVDRAIMKTANYKLGISGPYVTVSVPIWAFGGVNESCVINNQYHSRYTIRFYLQHLWADDMFEETEHRSFRVVRSSYIRRVPFTVDQTVIEERIFTVRLGNIPYDVDLTAVNLNGEPFTVPEAIQSGYPITNVPHSNGTHACVIRVPIDDPIVLKMHLGEGIVQFFLEITYTLDIMPQRDPYYHPASVVALHKDYFPPVLNAVCTEKGIIFKIDRKKLGSMWEVSIGDYALTPELAAKHGYILLNNSQSMTLEVPLFTTGYAYEDINLRQFFGTFEIVSRDIRTQKIAETIVKRCLFKTNELIVCAPDGVVTVVISTTTTLPRVDPWQTTLLDKLCKPKESDETRALFTFHANTCGTRIMVNGNYLTYENEVVFNREMIPAHQAAITRDPEFRLTVNCIYLINDTARLYTDKKEEPQVSGVGSITATRRYFDHGQMNVSNIHSGIVRGSKSEDLNETLNEMEEYNSTFPYVPVIGVTIAVLGTLLAALIKRKC from the exons ATGCGATCACTTCTCTTCCGGGG AGTTACCTCACTGTTCATGATTCTCTCGGCCAGTGTGTACTCTGACGTAGTGGCGCAAG gTGCAAGTGTTGCTGAATGCAGAGACCGCTACTTCTTGATTTCGACAGACTTGAACTTCACTGGAAATGACTTCTGGTTTGAAATTGTTG ATAATGGAGTGCATAAGCTGGAGACCAACTATGCGGCAGAGTGTGGCTACACTTTAAGCACAGTCAATGCAAAAGGATTCATGACCCTCAGAGTGTCCTACTTTGCCTGTCATGTGGAAAGTAAG AATGATACAGAGTTCACCCTGCACTATCAGATCATAAAATTggatgagagagggaagaagaccacacacccctcacagATCACCTGTGCACTGGACAGAGATTGGAAGCCCAGGGAGGTGGTTTGTGAAGAGAATTACATGGAG GTGTCGGTCAGGTGGAACATTTTCAGGCTCTCAGAGTCCCCCACAAGAAAAGACTGGGACATGGTTCCTTCTGGT GATACAAGGCTGTCAGAATGGCAAATCCTGATTAAGAGGTCTGGTGCTAAGCCCATCTTGCTGTCTTTTGAGGAGGCCCGCAATCAGGGGTACATTGTGACTACTACTGCACATCGTATTGTCTTCCGTTCCCCCTACAACAAGACCTTGGCAGAAATCCAAATG GTAGATGGCATTGAAGTAGAGATGATCAACGCCACAGTTATTTTCAGACAGAACTGGGTCCTGGTGACAATCGAGACAGTTCCTGCCTGTGCCATAA ATCCAGGGACTTTCAATGATTCACATCTGGGATGGACTGTCCCTAAGGTCATGCGACCTCTGACACAATCTCGCTCCACGTTTGAGGAAAAGGCCATCCAGATGGGTGTGGATGGACACGTGGTGGACAGGGCCATTATGAAAACTGCGAACTACAAGCTGGGTATATCTGGGCCATATGTGACAGTTTCTGTCCCTATTTGGGCATTCGGAGGGGTAAATGAG AGCTGTGTCATTAATAACCAGTACCACAGTCGGTACACGATCCGATTCTACCTTCAACACCTCTGGGCAGATGATATGTTTGAAGAGACAGAGCATCGCAGTTTTAGGGTCGTGAGGAGCTCGTACATTCGCAGGGTGCCATTCACAGTTGACC AAACTGTAATTGAGGAGCGCATCTTCACTGTGCGTTTGGGAAACATTCCTTATGATGTGGACCTGACTGCAGTGAACCTCAACGGAGAGCCCTTTACTGTGCCTGAGGCAATTCAAAGTGGCTATCCCATCACAAATGTCCCTCACTCTAATGGAACCCATGCCTGTGTTATCAGGGTTCCTATTGATGACCCCATTGTGCTTAAGATG CACTTGGGAGAGGGCATTGTTCAGTTCTTCTTGGAAATAACCTACACTCTGGACATCATGCCGCAAAGAGATCCATACTATCATCCAGCATCTGTTGTGGCTCTGCACAAGGATTACT TCCCTCCTGTCTTGAATGCGGTCTGCACAGAGAAGGGAATTATCTTCAAGATTGACCGAAAGAAACTGGGGTCTATGTGGGAGGTCAGTATTGGAGATTATGCCCTTACTCCTGAGTTGGCAGCAAAGCATGGCTACATCCTGTTGAATAACAGCCAGAGCATGACCCTGGAGGTTCCCCTTTTCACCACTGGCTATGCATATGAG GACATCAACTTGAGGCAATTCTTTGGTACTTTTGAAATTGTCTCAAGAGACATCAGAACTCAGAAGATTGCAGAAACAATAGTGAAGCGCTGCCTCTTCAAAACAAATGAGCTCATTG TGTGTGCACCCGATGGAGTAGTCACCGTGGTGATCAGCACAACCACAACATTACCAAGAGTGGATCCATGGCAAACCACTCTTCTAGACAAACTCTGCAAACCTAAGGAATCTGATGAGACTCGAGCTCTCTTTACTTTTCACGCGAACACATGTGGAACCAGAATTATG GTTAATGGCAACTACTTGACCTATGAAAATGAAGTGGTGTTTAATAGGGAAATGATTCCAGCCCACCAGGCAGCTATCACCAGGGATCCTGAATTCAG GCTTACTGTAAATTGCATTTACTTAATAAATGATACGGCCAGACTATACACTGACAAGAAGGAGGAACCACAAGTGTCTGGTGTGGGATCCATTACTGCGACCAGGAGGTACTTTG ACCATGGGCAGATGAATGTGTCAAACATACACAGTGGCATTGTGAGAG GTAGCAAATCTGAAGACTTGAATGaaacattaaatgaaatggaaGAATACA ATTCTACATTCCCATATGTGCCAGTTATTGGAGTGACGATCGCTGTGCTTGGGACTTTGCTTGCTGCTTTGATCAAAAGGAAATGTTGA